From Solwaraspora sp. WMMD1047, the proteins below share one genomic window:
- a CDS encoding DUF3566 domain-containing protein, whose translation MTETQAKSGGSGASTNPVDEEAAGGAPATGRAAVGRATVPGDAPSPKFTRAPGMPPPPDQPSGKQPDGDGSDPESSGATSTAASSSAVTAAAKAAAASPAPLVTPPGGPGKTPGTSGSTGLGPADRGASDRGSTGFGFGTATAGSARFGSSSFGSSSAGSSSAGSAGSTTGADSDADRPDGHRATGSASATSPGGTESRTGSFRFSPGASSTRTTGSPRSTVSSATAAVTGAAAVGAARVTEAVRAARSNVGSAASRGPRRARLNVKRIDPWSVMKFSFAVSLVLFIVVIVATSVLYLALDAMGVFESVNTSLTDLINAGGAQGGDSFRITAKGVILTSALIGLVNVVLFTALATLGAFVYNVCADLVGGVELTLAERD comes from the coding sequence ATGACGGAGACACAGGCGAAGTCGGGGGGGTCGGGGGCCTCGACTAACCCGGTCGACGAGGAAGCCGCGGGCGGCGCCCCAGCGACCGGCCGCGCCGCCGTCGGCCGGGCCACGGTCCCCGGCGACGCACCGTCCCCGAAGTTCACCCGCGCACCGGGCATGCCGCCGCCACCGGACCAGCCCAGCGGGAAGCAGCCGGACGGCGACGGGTCAGACCCGGAGAGCAGCGGGGCGACCTCGACCGCCGCCTCTTCGAGTGCGGTGACCGCGGCGGCCAAGGCCGCAGCAGCCTCCCCCGCCCCGCTGGTCACACCGCCCGGCGGGCCGGGCAAGACCCCGGGCACGTCCGGTTCGACGGGTCTCGGCCCGGCCGACCGTGGTGCCAGCGATCGCGGCTCGACCGGCTTCGGCTTCGGAACGGCCACCGCCGGATCCGCCAGGTTCGGCTCGTCGTCGTTCGGCTCGTCGTCGGCCGGCTCGTCGTCGGCCGGAAGCGCTGGCTCGACCACCGGCGCCGATTCCGACGCGGATCGTCCCGACGGGCACCGCGCGACCGGCTCGGCGAGCGCCACGTCGCCGGGCGGCACGGAGTCCCGGACCGGCTCGTTCCGGTTCTCGCCGGGCGCCAGCTCCACCCGGACCACCGGGTCGCCACGGAGCACGGTCAGCAGCGCCACCGCCGCCGTCACCGGCGCGGCCGCCGTCGGCGCCGCCAGGGTGACCGAGGCGGTACGCGCGGCGCGCAGCAACGTCGGCTCGGCCGCCTCCCGTGGCCCCCGGCGAGCCCGGCTGAACGTGAAGCGGATCGACCCCTGGTCGGTCATGAAGTTCTCGTTCGCCGTCTCGCTGGTGCTCTTCATCGTCGTCATCGTGGCGACCTCGGTGCTCTACCTCGCACTGGACGCGATGGGGGTCTTCGAGAGCGTCAACACCAGCCTCACCGACCTGATCAACGCCGGCGGGGCGCAGGGCGGGGACAGCTTCCGGATCACCGCCAAGGGTGTGATCCTCACCTCGGCGCTGATCGGGCTGGTGAACGTCGTGCTGTTCACGGCGCTCGCCACGCTTGGCGCGTTCGTCTACAACGTCTGCGCCGACCTGGTCGGCGGCGTCGAGCTGACCCTGGCCGAGCGGGACTGA
- a CDS encoding FtsX-like permease family protein has translation MSRNGGLPARRAVIRWAWRLFRREWRQQIGVLTLLTIAVTAAVVGVSAGYHSTPPGTARFGDASQRLTLYAAEGQPLDSRVARAREWFGTIDVVRHWYLPVPASVQTLELRAQDPHGPYSRPMLRLLAGRYPTTPDEAALTDEVAAELRVRVGGVLSLAGRSWTVVGLVENPGDLRAEFALVTPAQPEPAESVSVLTAADPVRFAEYRARHGQPGYELRPSYAWVESALGVFSVFAVSLLLICLLAAAGFAALAHRRLRQLGLLASVGATPRQLRLVVLANGAVVGAAASVVGTVAGVGVWVAVTPRFETAAGHRIDRLDLPWWQIAVAMLLTVAMAIAAAWRPARTAARVPITLALSARPPRPRRVRRSAVAASVLLGLGIGSLRLGQRGSAAGDEELAIADAALVVAGTLAVGFAMLFVAPLAIRVLAAVGARLPVAPRLALRDLARHQARSGAALAAISVALAIPTAIVVAATTLEQTAAEGNLSDRQLIIWVDPPGVRVPDRTPSQLAALEDQVGRYTATLAGAAVIPLDVAVDPATAPLPDADGERVGRLPVGVGPRTGPESADDSPTVPMVATPELLRYYGVDPAGIEPATDLLIAEPSSDLSVLSATGDTRRSTPEAAVQRLPSPRFESLPKTFLTPAALHRNNWKPVRSGWLVEAPQPLTAEQLAGARDLGLDAGLVVEDRNRRGGLSTLRAIATAGGTVLALAILAMTVGLIRAEAAGDLRTLTATGATGRIRRRLTSATAGGLALLGGILGIAGAYTVILAGSSRDQLHELTRVPVVELLVIAVGVPLLATALGWLFAGREPRSLVRVRLE, from the coding sequence GTGAGCCGTAACGGCGGCCTGCCGGCCCGGCGGGCGGTGATCCGCTGGGCGTGGCGCCTGTTCCGCCGCGAGTGGCGGCAGCAGATCGGGGTGCTGACGCTCCTGACCATCGCCGTCACCGCCGCCGTGGTCGGGGTCTCGGCCGGCTACCACTCGACCCCGCCGGGCACCGCCCGGTTCGGCGACGCCAGCCAACGGCTCACGTTGTACGCCGCTGAGGGGCAGCCGCTGGACTCCCGGGTCGCGCGGGCTCGGGAGTGGTTCGGCACCATCGACGTGGTCCGACACTGGTACCTGCCGGTCCCGGCCTCTGTTCAGACCCTCGAACTGCGGGCGCAGGACCCCCACGGGCCGTACAGCCGACCGATGCTGCGGCTGCTGGCGGGTCGCTACCCCACCACCCCCGACGAGGCGGCGCTCACCGACGAGGTCGCGGCGGAACTACGGGTACGCGTCGGCGGCGTGCTGTCGCTCGCCGGCCGCTCCTGGACCGTGGTCGGCCTCGTCGAGAACCCCGGCGACCTCCGCGCGGAGTTCGCCCTCGTCACGCCGGCACAACCCGAGCCGGCCGAGTCGGTGAGCGTGCTCACCGCCGCCGACCCGGTCCGGTTCGCGGAATACCGCGCCCGGCACGGCCAGCCGGGGTACGAGTTGCGACCGTCGTACGCGTGGGTCGAATCCGCCCTCGGAGTTTTCAGCGTCTTCGCGGTGAGCCTGCTGCTCATCTGTCTCCTCGCCGCTGCCGGCTTCGCCGCCCTCGCGCACCGCCGGCTCCGCCAACTCGGGCTGCTCGCCTCGGTCGGGGCGACGCCACGGCAGCTCCGCCTGGTGGTGCTGGCCAACGGCGCCGTGGTCGGTGCCGCCGCGTCGGTGGTCGGTACGGTCGCGGGTGTCGGGGTCTGGGTCGCCGTGACGCCCCGGTTCGAAACGGCGGCCGGGCACCGCATCGACCGGCTCGACCTGCCGTGGTGGCAGATCGCCGTCGCGATGCTGCTGACGGTCGCGATGGCCATCGCCGCAGCGTGGCGGCCGGCCCGCACCGCCGCCCGGGTGCCGATAACGCTCGCCCTCTCCGCCCGCCCACCCCGGCCCAGGCGGGTACGCCGATCGGCGGTTGCCGCGTCCGTACTCCTCGGGCTGGGCATCGGGTCGCTGCGGCTCGGACAACGCGGCAGCGCGGCAGGCGACGAGGAGCTGGCGATCGCCGACGCGGCGCTGGTCGTAGCCGGCACCCTGGCGGTCGGCTTCGCCATGCTCTTCGTCGCCCCGCTGGCGATAAGAGTGCTCGCCGCCGTCGGCGCCCGACTTCCGGTCGCGCCCCGGTTGGCCCTGCGGGACCTGGCCCGTCATCAGGCCCGGTCGGGCGCGGCGCTGGCCGCGATCAGCGTGGCGCTCGCGATCCCGACCGCGATCGTGGTCGCAGCGACAACCCTGGAACAGACCGCCGCCGAGGGCAACCTCTCCGACCGCCAGCTCATCATCTGGGTCGACCCTCCCGGGGTACGCGTTCCCGACCGCACACCGAGTCAGCTCGCGGCACTCGAGGACCAGGTCGGGCGGTACACGGCCACCCTCGCCGGCGCGGCCGTCATTCCGCTCGATGTCGCCGTCGATCCGGCCACGGCGCCGCTGCCGGACGCCGACGGCGAGCGGGTCGGGCGGCTGCCGGTCGGTGTCGGTCCGCGGACCGGTCCAGAATCGGCCGACGATTCGCCGACCGTACCGATGGTCGCCACCCCCGAGCTGCTCCGGTACTACGGCGTCGACCCGGCCGGCATCGAGCCGGCAACCGACCTGCTGATCGCGGAGCCCTCCTCGGACCTGTCGGTGCTCTCCGCCACCGGCGACACCCGACGGTCCACACCGGAGGCGGCTGTCCAGCGGCTGCCGAGCCCCCGGTTCGAGTCGCTTCCGAAGACGTTTCTCACGCCAGCGGCGCTGCACCGCAACAACTGGAAACCGGTGCGCAGCGGCTGGCTGGTCGAGGCTCCGCAGCCGCTGACGGCGGAGCAGCTCGCCGGGGCTCGGGACCTGGGGCTCGACGCCGGCCTGGTGGTCGAGGACCGCAACCGGCGCGGCGGGCTGTCCACACTGCGGGCGATCGCGACGGCCGGTGGAACCGTGCTCGCGCTGGCGATCCTCGCCATGACGGTCGGGCTGATCCGCGCCGAGGCGGCGGGCGACCTGCGTACGCTGACCGCAACGGGCGCGACGGGTCGCATCCGCCGCCGGCTCACCTCGGCCACGGCCGGCGGCCTCGCGCTGCTGGGCGGAATCCTCGGCATCGCCGGGGCGTACACCGTCATCCTGGCCGGTTCGTCCCGCGATCAGCTCCACGAGCTGACGCGGGTGCCGGTCGTGGAGCTACTGGTAATCGCGGTCGGCGTACCGTTGCTCGCCACGGCGCTCGGCTGGCTGTTCGCCGGCCGGGAACCGCGCTCCCTGGTTCGGGTGCGCCTGGAGTGA
- a CDS encoding ABC transporter ATP-binding protein, translating to MSTAIELRQVCKVYGSGPAEVHALREVDLAVRTGELVAVMGPSGSGKSTLLTIAGTLEEPTSGDVRIAGQDLAGLSRNDRARLRRRSIGFVFQDFNLLAGLTAVENVALPLELDGVKAKVARTAAMAVLAELGLAGRATHYPDELSGGERQRVAIARAVVGDRQLLLADEPTGALDSLTGEAVMRMLRLASQNGVAGVVVTHDAQLASWADRVVFLRDGRVVDQTAPGPGPESLLTPGANR from the coding sequence ATGAGCACCGCCATTGAACTGCGCCAGGTCTGCAAGGTCTACGGATCGGGTCCCGCCGAGGTGCACGCGCTGCGCGAGGTCGACCTCGCCGTCCGGACCGGCGAACTGGTGGCGGTGATGGGCCCGAGCGGATCAGGCAAGAGCACCCTGCTCACCATCGCCGGAACGCTTGAGGAACCGACAAGCGGCGACGTGCGGATCGCCGGCCAGGACCTGGCGGGCCTGTCCCGCAACGACCGGGCCCGGCTACGGCGCCGGTCGATCGGGTTCGTGTTCCAGGACTTCAACCTGCTCGCCGGCCTGACCGCCGTCGAGAACGTGGCGCTCCCGCTGGAACTGGACGGGGTGAAGGCCAAGGTCGCCCGCACCGCCGCGATGGCGGTGCTGGCCGAGCTCGGCCTGGCCGGGCGGGCCACCCACTACCCGGACGAGCTCTCCGGCGGCGAGCGTCAACGGGTGGCGATCGCGCGGGCCGTGGTGGGTGACCGCCAGCTGCTGCTCGCCGATGAGCCCACCGGCGCGCTCGACTCGTTGACCGGTGAGGCCGTGATGCGCATGCTCCGGCTGGCCAGCCAGAACGGCGTGGCCGGCGTGGTGGTGACCCACGACGCCCAGTTGGCCTCCTGGGCGGACCGGGTGGTGTTCCTGCGGGACGGCCGGGTGGTCGACCAGACCGCACCCGGTCCCGGTCCCGAATCTCTCCTGACGCCAGGGGCGAACAGGTGA
- a CDS encoding BTAD domain-containing putative transcriptional regulator: MSEDRLRVEGFGPLRVYVDDDEIDLGPPKQRAAFAVLALCAGTTVSRGELVDGIWGEAPPTTAAGSLHTYLSGLRRALGPLQNLLVSERAGYSLRLPRESFDILAGEDLVERARMARGTGQALEAYQQALARWSPGSYLVGVPGPFVAQARDRLAGVRLRLLVDYAELAQPTRLPEVIDRLLAEIPAHPFDERLRSVLMTALHRVGRTADALAQYENLRRGLAAELGISPAPATQAVYAEILADDRRAGADPPPKPASEGALRPAQLPHDNDVFVGRSAELLAVLGSSAGRAEPRRRIVMIVGVGGIGKTALAVRSGHMLRDGYPDGQVYINLRGFDPSHAALTPDAALHQLLTSVGARQVPSGHEERIALWRSMLADKRVLLVLDNASTAEQVEDLLPGGDTCFVIVTSRNRLSGLAVRHGARRIPLGPLSPDESMGLLAAMVGEDRVKAEPEPARRLTTLCDRSPFALQIAAEQVGSTSDARIGDLVGQLENVQHRLDALQLADDPLCSVRGVLSWSFAALTDDEARAFRLLGVFPGPTVTRHTAAALLGVDLDGAENLLGKLSACYLLEQEDDRFTMHDLTKVYATELSGGLGADDRRDALSRVLSWYRVTLTNRRGDGLAARGAPIEPPHSDVPPVLFDQQRDCLRWCEVEWQNIVALVRAANRDRQHGPAWHLTCLLFDYFYTAGQPLEWLALLRVAMRSAEATGNHRAQAMLLNHSSVAYSRLGQNDTAVQQLNRGLELLLNPDDWRDRISLLGNLASTLREAKRYDAAREPAREALELARKEGIDYYLAAMHDILCELNAETGRWDEAMRDGLPGLAYARRARSQILEANLLINLGLARHGLGQQEAAEETFADALRISEDAGDRYHEALALFGLARASASDGGGGKGSVDLARRALVRFDELHAEEAAEVRAFLAGLEI; the protein is encoded by the coding sequence GTGAGTGAGGACCGCTTGAGGGTCGAAGGTTTCGGCCCGCTCCGCGTCTACGTAGACGACGACGAGATCGACCTCGGCCCGCCGAAGCAGCGCGCCGCCTTCGCCGTGCTGGCCCTCTGCGCCGGCACCACCGTCTCCCGCGGTGAGCTGGTCGACGGGATCTGGGGCGAGGCGCCGCCGACCACCGCGGCGGGGAGCCTGCACACCTATCTCTCCGGGCTGCGCCGTGCCCTCGGTCCACTGCAGAACCTGCTGGTCAGCGAGCGAGCCGGCTACTCGCTGCGGCTGCCGCGGGAGAGCTTCGACATCCTGGCCGGGGAGGACCTGGTCGAACGGGCGCGGATGGCCCGGGGCACCGGGCAGGCACTCGAGGCGTACCAGCAGGCGTTGGCGCGATGGTCGCCGGGGTCATATCTGGTCGGCGTACCGGGGCCGTTCGTCGCGCAGGCCCGCGACCGGCTGGCCGGGGTGCGGCTGCGACTCCTGGTCGACTACGCCGAGCTGGCACAGCCCACCAGGCTCCCGGAGGTGATCGACCGGCTGCTCGCGGAGATCCCCGCCCACCCGTTCGACGAACGGCTGCGCAGCGTCCTGATGACCGCGCTGCACCGCGTCGGCCGCACCGCCGACGCCCTGGCCCAGTACGAGAACCTGCGCCGAGGGCTCGCGGCCGAGCTGGGGATCAGCCCGGCGCCGGCGACGCAGGCCGTCTACGCGGAGATCCTCGCCGACGATCGGCGCGCCGGGGCGGACCCCCCGCCGAAGCCGGCGTCCGAAGGGGCGCTCCGGCCGGCGCAACTGCCCCACGACAACGACGTCTTCGTAGGTCGCTCCGCCGAACTGCTCGCGGTGCTGGGCAGCTCCGCCGGGCGGGCCGAGCCGCGACGGCGGATCGTCATGATCGTCGGAGTCGGGGGCATCGGCAAGACCGCGCTCGCCGTCCGGAGCGGGCACATGCTGCGCGACGGCTACCCGGACGGGCAGGTCTACATCAACCTGCGTGGCTTCGACCCGTCGCACGCGGCCCTCACCCCGGACGCGGCACTGCACCAGCTGCTGACCTCCGTCGGGGCGCGGCAGGTGCCGAGTGGGCACGAGGAGCGGATCGCGCTCTGGCGCAGCATGCTGGCCGACAAGCGGGTTCTGCTGGTGCTCGACAACGCCAGCACCGCCGAGCAGGTCGAGGACCTGCTGCCCGGCGGCGACACCTGCTTCGTCATCGTGACCAGCCGCAACCGGTTGTCCGGCCTGGCGGTCCGGCACGGCGCCCGCCGGATCCCGCTCGGGCCGCTCAGCCCGGACGAGTCGATGGGCCTGCTCGCCGCGATGGTGGGAGAGGACCGGGTGAAGGCCGAGCCGGAGCCCGCCCGCCGGCTCACGACGCTCTGCGACCGGTCCCCGTTCGCCCTCCAGATCGCGGCCGAGCAGGTCGGCTCGACCTCGGACGCGCGCATCGGTGACCTGGTCGGACAGTTGGAGAACGTCCAGCACCGGCTGGACGCGCTGCAGCTGGCCGACGACCCGCTCTGTTCCGTACGCGGTGTGCTCTCCTGGTCGTTCGCGGCGCTGACCGACGACGAGGCCAGGGCGTTCCGGCTGCTCGGCGTCTTCCCCGGACCGACCGTGACCCGGCACACCGCGGCGGCGCTGCTCGGCGTCGACCTCGACGGGGCCGAGAACCTGCTCGGCAAGCTCAGCGCCTGCTACCTCCTGGAACAGGAGGACGACCGGTTCACCATGCACGACCTGACCAAGGTGTACGCCACGGAGCTGTCCGGCGGGCTCGGGGCCGACGACCGCCGGGACGCGCTGTCGCGGGTGCTCTCCTGGTACCGGGTCACGCTCACCAACCGCCGCGGTGACGGGCTGGCCGCCCGGGGAGCGCCGATCGAGCCGCCGCACAGCGACGTACCGCCGGTCCTCTTCGACCAGCAGCGCGACTGCCTGCGCTGGTGCGAGGTGGAGTGGCAGAACATCGTCGCGCTGGTGCGGGCGGCCAACCGGGATCGCCAACACGGCCCCGCCTGGCACCTGACCTGCCTGCTCTTCGACTACTTCTACACGGCCGGTCAACCGCTGGAGTGGCTGGCCCTGCTGCGGGTGGCGATGCGTTCGGCCGAGGCGACCGGCAACCACCGGGCGCAGGCGATGCTGCTCAACCACTCCAGCGTCGCCTACTCCCGGCTGGGGCAGAACGACACCGCGGTACAGCAGCTCAACCGCGGGCTGGAGCTGCTGCTCAACCCCGACGACTGGCGGGACCGGATCAGCCTGCTCGGCAATCTGGCGTCGACGCTGCGCGAGGCGAAGCGGTACGACGCCGCCCGCGAGCCGGCCCGCGAAGCGCTGGAGCTGGCCCGCAAAGAGGGCATCGACTACTACCTGGCGGCGATGCACGACATCCTGTGCGAGCTGAACGCCGAGACCGGGCGGTGGGACGAGGCGATGCGCGACGGACTGCCGGGCCTGGCGTACGCCCGCCGGGCGCGCAGCCAGATCCTGGAGGCCAACCTGCTGATCAACCTCGGGTTGGCCCGGCACGGCCTCGGCCAGCAGGAGGCGGCGGAGGAGACCTTCGCCGACGCGCTGCGGATCAGCGAGGACGCCGGGGACCGCTACCACGAGGCGCTCGCGCTCTTCGGCCTGGCACGGGCGAGCGCATCCGACGGCGGAGGTGGAAAAGGCAGTGTCGACCTCGCTCGGCGGGCGCTGGTGCGGTTCGACGAGCTGCACGCCGAGGAGGCCGCCGAGGTGCGCGCCTTCCTGGCCGGTCTGGAGATCTAG
- a CDS encoding DLW-39 family protein codes for MLKKILILVGVVGVAALVAKKVKESNDERALWHEATTAPDLR; via the coding sequence ATGTTGAAGAAGATTCTGATCCTCGTCGGCGTGGTCGGCGTGGCGGCGCTCGTGGCCAAGAAGGTCAAGGAGTCCAACGACGAGCGTGCCCTCTGGCACGAGGCCACCACCGCTCCGGACCTCCGGTAG
- a CDS encoding PadR family transcriptional regulator — translation MSIRHALLALLSEGPKYGLQLRHDFESRTGEVWPLNVGQVYTTLQRLERDGLVESEGSGPQNVFTITGTGSDELTQWLRTPPDVVPPPRDELVIKLLVAMRVPGVDLPELLQVHRRHLVQAMQEYTHLKSDIAEGEVELALVVDAELFRIEAIVRWLDTADARLKRLPAPTASEKPTSAPRIGRRIAGVRR, via the coding sequence ATGAGCATCCGCCATGCCCTGTTGGCGCTGCTCAGCGAGGGCCCGAAGTACGGCCTCCAGCTGAGACACGACTTCGAGTCCCGTACCGGGGAGGTGTGGCCGCTGAATGTCGGGCAGGTCTACACCACCCTGCAACGCCTGGAACGCGACGGCCTCGTCGAGTCGGAGGGCTCCGGGCCGCAGAACGTCTTCACCATCACCGGGACCGGTTCGGACGAGCTGACCCAGTGGCTGCGCACCCCACCTGACGTCGTTCCGCCACCACGGGACGAGCTCGTCATCAAGCTGCTCGTGGCGATGCGCGTACCGGGGGTGGACCTGCCCGAGCTGCTCCAGGTGCACCGCCGGCACCTGGTGCAGGCGATGCAGGAGTACACCCACCTCAAGAGCGACATCGCCGAGGGGGAGGTGGAGCTGGCGCTCGTCGTGGACGCGGAGCTGTTCCGGATCGAGGCGATCGTCCGCTGGCTCGACACCGCGGATGCCCGACTCAAGCGCCTGCCGGCCCCCACCGCGAGCGAAAAACCGACGTCCGCGCCGCGGATCGGCCGAAGGATCGCGGGGGTACGGCGATGA